In Zingiber officinale cultivar Zhangliang chromosome 3A, Zo_v1.1, whole genome shotgun sequence, the DNA window TAATTGACACACCCACAacaataaatatttgatttcagTTGTTTTTCCCTGATCAAACCAGAAAAAAAGGACATGACCTGCGGCAGCCGAATCCTGCTGTTCGCCGTTGCTCTTCTTTGTGCTCTGCTCGCAGCAGATTCAGCAGTCGTGGAGCGCACTTTCCATGTAAGTAAACAATCTACCTTCGATTTCTTTCATCGCTCTGTAAATCTGTGGCTTCGAACAGGTCAGAAACTTGACCGTCAGCCGGCTGTGCGAGAGGAGGGTCATTACCGCAGTGAACGGGAAGCTGCCCGGCCCGACAATCCGGGTCAGGGAAGGCGACACGCTGCTCGTGCACGTCGTCAACCTCTCGCCCTACGACATAACCATCCACTGGTGCGATCCAGCGAAGAAGACGAcgcttttgtttttatttatggTTTATTATTTAGTTACATGGTGCATGCGCAGGCACGGAGTATTCCAGAAGCAGAGCGGGTGGGCGGACGGACCGAACATGATCACGCAGTGCCCGATACGACCCGGCGGCAGCTACACCTACAGGTTCAACGTGAGCGGGCAGGAAGGCACGCTGTGGTGGCACGCCCACACCTCTTTCCTCCGCGCCACCGTCCACGGCGCCCTCATCATCCGCCCCAGAAACCACTCCTTCCCCTTCCGCCAGCCGCACCGGCAAGTCCCCATACTGCTCGGTACGTAAACACCCCGAAAAGCTCTTCTTCTAGTTCTTGTCCTTGTCCTAATTTGGTAGGATGGTCGTAGGCGAGTGGTGGAACGCCGACGTGGGAGACTTGGAAAAGCAGGCCTTCTTGACCGGCGGCGGCATCGTCAACATTTCCAATGCCTTCACTATCAATGGCAAGCCCGGCCACTTGTACACCCGCTGCAAGAATCGTAAGCACGGATTGATATTAATCACTTCCTCCGAATTCTTTAGATTGAGGGATGGTGATTGATCCTTGTTTTTTCCGTTTGTTCTTCAATAGATACGTACAAACTTGAGGTGGTTGCCGGAAAGACCTACCTACTTCGCATCATCAACTCCGCAGTCAACAGTgagctcttcttcaagatcgccGGCCACGCCTTCACCGTGGTCGCCGTCGACGCCAGCTATACCAAGCCCTACGACACCGACGTGGTGGTGATCGCGCCTGGCCAAACGGTCGACGCGTTGATGGTCACGGACGCTCCCTTTGCTCGCTACTACATGGCCTCTCAGCCCTACTTCAGCTCTCTCAACGGCCCTCCCAGCTTCGACAGCACCACGGCCACGGCCATCGTGCGCTACGCCGACGCCGACGACGTGCCTCCGCAGATGCCACGTATGCCGGCGTTCAACGACACCCCCACCGCCCACCGGTTCTACACCAACTTAACCGGCCTTCGGAGGCCAGGGGAACCCGCCGTCCCCCTGGAGGCGGAGGAGCACATGTTCGTGACCGTCGGTCTGGGGGTGCTGGCCTGCGAGCCAACACAGGTGGTGTGCAACAGGAGCCGAGGCACGCTTGGCGCCAGCATGAACAACGTCTCTTTCCGGTTCCCCACCTCCATGTCGCTTCTGGAAGCGCACTTCAGTGGCTTCCACGAAGCAGAGTACCAACCAGACTTCCCCGACCACCCTCCGGCGATGTTCGACTTCACGAACAACAGCTTGAACACTGATCCCCGCCTCGCCCCGCTCCTCCGCACGCAGAGGGGAACCAAAGTGAAGAAAGTGAAGTACAACGCGACGGTGGAGATGGTGCTGCAGAACACCGCCTTTGTCGGCACAGAGAACCACCCCCTGCACCTTCACGGCTTCAACTTCTTCGTGCTCGCGCAAGGCTTCGGAAATTACAATGCCACGACGGCGAGAAGTCGATACAACTTGGTGGATCCGCAAGTGAGGAATACAATCGGTGTACCTGCCGGCGGATGGGCTGTCATTCGATTTGTGGCCAACAATCCAGGTAAATTCAACTAACGTAACTACGTATATCTTCATGATTTATAATCCATATCGATTAAGCTTTAATTTCCTGTGTTTGTAGGAGTGTGGATTATGCACTGCCATTTGGAGCAACACGTGCCATTAGGTTTAGCAACAGTTTTTGTAGTAGAAGATGGAACCACGCCGGACTCAATtcttcctccacctcctcccGACTTCCCTGCGTGTTAAAAGGAGTTAAAGCTAGGAGAACTAATATAATGGTACatagattaaatttttatggtacattattacaataataaaatttcatatatgaGATTTAAAGATCTGTTCAATACTTATTGTATAAAATTACTTAACCGAACGTATTCAGATATTATTCAATAGTCATAGGTTATTCATATATAACTACATCTGAATTGGTTATTAGTTGAAGGAAGAGTAATTTAGAATTGTTGTTGATTGAGAGATTATTATGTTCTCTCTCTATACACAATAAACATTCTTGATCCATAATAAGCTCACTTTTATCATTGTTGTAACTAATTAAATCTTTGTTTGTATCATGTTGCTACTTTTATCATTGTTTTGTTATGTTGTAAACTCTACACCAAAATTTAAGAGTATAGTTATGCCTGGTATTAGGCATTTAATGACACCCTTAGACACCTTTAATTGACATttcaaactaattaattaatctttGTTTATGTTTTTGTTGTGTATTCATTCTACTGTTTTGTTTGGTAGCTTTCCCTTTCACATGCATAGTTTAGATGGTTCAGTCCTCCCTTGTCTACAAAAGCCATCCTGCATGAGAATCACTATAATTCTTCTGGCTGCCTCTCCATCCACACACTTTATCATCAACATGGTAGTCCACTTTTTTCTTTCTTAGATAATATATAGCGAATGCCTTCAAACcctcattttttttactttactaaCTGAACTAGCTGATTTTTTCATATACACTTTTGTGTACACCATCTCTTGCATTCCCACAATTATGTAAAGTAGGAatcgatttattttttaaaatttgaattgtaGTCAAATTTTGTAATTACTTTATTTTAGATGTTGAAAGTTTGGTATTTTTAATTTGGTTTGGTATATCTTTTAATTTGGGAAGAGTGCTTTTAGTTTGGAATATGTGTTCATCAATAGCCATTTAATTTGCTTGGGCGTTCATCTTTATTGCACATACCACCAAAATTTAACTGAAATTATGGTTACACTTACTAAACTAATAAGAACATGACCTTAACATAGAGTTGAATGGTAGGATAAAATTTATGTAGCGGCTATAAGATT includes these proteins:
- the LOC122053496 gene encoding laccase-25-like, producing MTCGSRILLFAVALLCALLAADSAVVERTFHVRNLTVSRLCERRVITAVNGKLPGPTIRVREGDTLLVHVVNLSPYDITIHWHGVFQKQSGWADGPNMITQCPIRPGGSYTYRFNVSGQEGTLWWHAHTSFLRATVHGALIIRPRNHSFPFRQPHRQVPILLGEWWNADVGDLEKQAFLTGGGIVNISNAFTINGKPGHLYTRCKNHTYKLEVVAGKTYLLRIINSAVNSELFFKIAGHAFTVVAVDASYTKPYDTDVVVIAPGQTVDALMVTDAPFARYYMASQPYFSSLNGPPSFDSTTATAIVRYADADDVPPQMPRMPAFNDTPTAHRFYTNLTGLRRPGEPAVPLEAEEHMFVTVGLGVLACEPTQVVCNRSRGTLGASMNNVSFRFPTSMSLLEAHFSGFHEAEYQPDFPDHPPAMFDFTNNSLNTDPRLAPLLRTQRGTKVKKVKYNATVEMVLQNTAFVGTENHPLHLHGFNFFVLAQGFGNYNATTARSRYNLVDPQVRNTIGVPAGGWAVIRFVANNPGVWIMHCHLEQHVPLGLATVFVVEDGTTPDSILPPPPPDFPAC